The following proteins are encoded in a genomic region of Candidatus Sulfotelmatobacter sp.:
- a CDS encoding DUF937 domain-containing protein, translating into MPGLMDILGAALGGNVQQQLGQQIGANPQQTGNAIQAALPMLLAGLHQNAQQPGGASALLNALGNHDSSILQNLGAQLGGQLKGQMANGPGILGHVFGDQQDAAHQAVAQASGLGTPQVAQLMTVLAPVVMGALAHVQQTQGLNAQGLAGMLQNEHANVSQAQPGLMSMASQLLGGNASAGSVMKELGGLFGKN; encoded by the coding sequence TCGGCGGCAACGTGCAGCAGCAGCTCGGCCAGCAGATCGGCGCCAATCCCCAGCAGACCGGCAACGCGATTCAGGCCGCGCTCCCGATGCTGCTCGCCGGGCTCCACCAGAACGCGCAGCAGCCGGGCGGGGCCTCGGCGCTGCTCAACGCGCTCGGCAACCACGACAGCAGCATCCTCCAGAACCTCGGCGCCCAGTTGGGCGGGCAGCTCAAGGGCCAGATGGCGAACGGTCCGGGCATCCTCGGCCACGTGTTCGGCGATCAACAGGACGCGGCGCATCAGGCGGTGGCGCAGGCGAGCGGGCTGGGCACGCCCCAGGTGGCCCAGCTGATGACCGTGCTCGCCCCGGTGGTGATGGGTGCGCTCGCCCACGTGCAGCAGACGCAGGGGCTCAACGCGCAGGGACTCGCCGGCATGCTCCAGAACGAGCACGCCAACGTGTCGCAGGCGCAGCCGGGCCTGATGAGCATGGCCTCGCAGCTCCTGGGCGGCAACGCCTCCGCCGGCTCGGTGATGAAGGAGCTGGGAGGCCTGTTCGGGAAGAACTAG